The following are encoded together in the Nitrospirota bacterium genome:
- a CDS encoding PAS and helix-turn-helix domain-containing protein has protein sequence MLNENRVGPAASFSYKTAEGVVVMDSSGKVLFANSYIEELLGFSDGEMKGKFCFETCPGHDLSGNRYCFANCSVLEMARRDELVQNFDIQLVNRKGKKLWLNVTTLLENDSSCPVGSNIVHIFRQTASPVALENYFKQNIKDWVDTSLKDQEMIQLTQKGNRWVGIAKKFYLSPREIEVFQNLVQGHGTLEIAEILHLSPTTVRTHVQRILKKLHVHSMLEAVALVLGERPAA, from the coding sequence ATGTTAAACGAAAATCGGGTGGGTCCTGCGGCGAGTTTTTCTTACAAAACGGCCGAAGGAGTCGTGGTGATGGACTCCTCAGGGAAAGTTTTGTTTGCCAATTCCTACATCGAAGAGTTACTTGGGTTTTCCGACGGGGAGATGAAGGGAAAGTTCTGTTTTGAAACCTGCCCAGGGCACGATCTATCCGGAAACCGGTATTGCTTTGCGAACTGCTCCGTACTCGAAATGGCCAGGAGAGACGAGCTCGTGCAGAATTTCGATATTCAGCTGGTCAATCGGAAGGGAAAGAAACTCTGGTTGAATGTCACGACCCTTCTGGAAAATGATTCTTCCTGTCCGGTCGGTTCCAACATCGTTCATATTTTCCGACAGACCGCTTCTCCAGTCGCTTTGGAGAATTATTTTAAACAAAACATCAAAGATTGGGTGGATACGTCATTAAAAGATCAGGAAATGATTCAGTTAACCCAAAAGGGTAACAGATGGGTTGGGATAGCAAAAAAATTCTATCTGAGTCCTCGAGAAATCGAAGTTTTTCAAAATCTGGTCCAGGGCCACGGAACCCTGGAAATAGCAGAAATCCTCCACCTCAGTCCCACGACGGTCAGGACTCATGTTCAGAGAATACTGAAAAAACTGCATGTCCACAGTATGCTGGAAGCGGTTGCCCTTGTTCTCGGAGAAAGACCCGCCGCATAA
- a CDS encoding YceI family protein codes for MPGNAAEYTVDKDHSHAGFQVRHMVTKLQGEFKDFEGSFSFDEKSPDHSAGKFTILASSINTNHVKRDTHLRSADFFDVDKFTSLIFESKKVTPSGDKKFLLSGDLTIHGVTRPATFEVEYLGSAKSPWGDIRAGFSATSKINRKDYGIVWNKVLDSGGFLVGEDVDILIQVEAVEKQAKK; via the coding sequence ATGCCGGGAAACGCTGCGGAATATACCGTGGACAAAGATCATTCCCATGCCGGATTTCAGGTTAGACATATGGTGACGAAACTTCAGGGAGAGTTCAAGGATTTCGAAGGATCGTTTAGTTTTGATGAAAAGAGCCCGGATCACTCGGCCGGAAAGTTCACGATCCTTGCCTCGAGCATCAATACGAATCATGTCAAACGGGATACTCATTTAAGATCTGCGGATTTCTTTGATGTTGATAAATTTACCTCTCTCATATTTGAAAGCAAAAAAGTTACTCCTTCCGGCGACAAGAAATTCCTTCTCTCCGGGGATCTGACCATTCATGGCGTAACCCGTCCTGCCACTTTTGAGGTGGAATATCTCGGAAGCGCAAAATCACCCTGGGGCGACATCCGCGCCGGATTTTCGGCGACCAGTAAAATAAACAGAAAAGACTATGGCATCGTCTGGAACAAAGTACTCGATAGCGGGGGATTCCTGGTTGGAGAGGATGTGGATATTTTGATTCAAGTGGAAGCGGTCGAGAAACAGGCCAAAAAGTAA
- a CDS encoding peptide chain release factor-like protein: MFPVSDRKEKALKDKMERLNIREEDLEESFIRSSGAGGQNVNKTSSCVLLHHLPSGIRVKCQKERSQALNRYLARKILLDKIEIELKGRESSEKKRIEKIRRQKRKRSRRAQEKILETKHRISAQKSMRAKVTRANQDEE, translated from the coding sequence ATGTTTCCCGTGTCAGATCGAAAAGAGAAGGCATTGAAAGATAAAATGGAAAGATTAAATATTCGGGAAGAAGATTTAGAAGAAAGCTTCATCCGATCCTCGGGTGCCGGAGGGCAAAATGTCAATAAAACGTCCTCCTGCGTTCTTCTGCACCACCTTCCGAGTGGTATCCGGGTCAAATGTCAGAAGGAACGGTCCCAGGCGCTCAACCGATATTTGGCTCGAAAAATTCTTCTGGATAAAATCGAAATAGAGTTGAAAGGAAGAGAGAGTTCTGAAAAAAAACGTATTGAAAAAATTCGACGGCAGAAAAGAAAAAGATCACGCCGGGCTCAGGAAAAAATTCTGGAAACAAAACATCGGATTTCGGCACAAAAATCAATGCGTGCGAAAGTCACCCGCGCGAATCAGGACGAGGAATAG
- the crcB gene encoding fluoride efflux transporter CrcB, which produces MSFYLSMLIVGIGAASGAWLRWGLSLWLNPLFPTLPMGTLASNLIGGFFMGIVMVLIDRNGSFPPEIRLAIVTGFLGGLTTFSTFSGETVSLLARAEYFWGGLLILSHLIGSLSMTALGILTVKWISSYSSS; this is translated from the coding sequence ATGAGTTTTTATCTATCGATGCTGATCGTCGGAATCGGAGCAGCAAGCGGTGCATGGCTTCGTTGGGGATTGAGCCTCTGGCTAAATCCCCTTTTTCCAACGCTCCCGATGGGAACGCTGGCCTCCAACTTAATCGGCGGCTTTTTCATGGGAATCGTGATGGTTCTCATTGACCGGAACGGTTCTTTTCCTCCTGAAATCCGACTCGCGATCGTAACGGGATTTCTGGGGGGTTTGACGACTTTTTCAACATTTTCAGGGGAAACGGTTTCCCTCTTGGCACGAGCGGAATATTTTTGGGGAGGGCTATTGATTCTCAGTCACTTAATCGGATCTCTCAGTATGACTGCACTGGGCATCTTGACAGTTAAATGGATTTCGAGCTATTCCTCGTCCTGA
- a CDS encoding chemotaxis protein CheA — MDINAEERQLVLKTFLIESGERLSEMEEALVEFEASPDNLEILDKIFRSAHTLKGNSLSLEFDEIGKFIHGTENLLQKLRIREVEVTGEIVTLLLQSIDMLRHMIPDGVAGVFVMQPAHLELIRQIESAANGLKSEETSQPQTGGLPQGAEKRRRPWGRRREDIHELIDKTRSIRVGSEKLDRLLNLMGEITLSQGRIKEELKIRNDLKKDSFLQDIYTDTDPLLTELQDQIMKLRMVPVGPSLRHFIRVVRDIAKSHDKLAKLVIEGEEAEIDSTFIEALRDPLTHMIRNAVDHGIESPELRRGGGKNPCGLLTLRVYHDSGSIVIQLQDDGAGLRKKEILQKAVALGLAKESNRLSDQDIYRFIFEPGFSTSEKITDISGRGVGMDVVQKGIDSLRGTIEIRSQEKKGTIFTIRLPLTMAIISGFVVGVGEERYVIPLDSVVECLDLSEARDFGNRVVSSVHRAGSGRKDEKEKGSGFIDLRGKALPYCRLREHFQLGGKAGTRENAVVIQHHDMKAALVVDSIYGEIQAVVKPLGELFKELPGVTGSTILGNGKVGLILEVASLIKNIEVQNHSLLVK, encoded by the coding sequence ATGGATATCAACGCCGAAGAGAGGCAGCTCGTATTAAAAACTTTCCTTATCGAATCGGGTGAACGATTATCTGAAATGGAAGAGGCTCTGGTTGAATTCGAAGCTTCGCCGGATAATTTGGAAATCCTGGATAAAATCTTTCGTTCCGCACATACCTTAAAAGGGAATTCCCTGAGTCTGGAGTTCGATGAAATTGGAAAATTTATTCATGGAACGGAGAACCTCCTTCAAAAGCTTCGCATTCGCGAAGTTGAAGTGACCGGTGAAATCGTGACGCTCCTGCTCCAGTCCATCGATATGCTGCGTCATATGATCCCGGACGGAGTAGCCGGCGTCTTTGTGATGCAGCCGGCTCACCTGGAATTGATCAGGCAGATCGAAAGCGCGGCGAACGGATTGAAATCGGAAGAGACTTCCCAGCCTCAGACAGGAGGCTTGCCTCAGGGAGCGGAAAAACGACGAAGGCCCTGGGGAAGACGCCGGGAAGATATCCACGAACTGATCGATAAAACCAGAAGTATCCGGGTGGGAAGTGAAAAACTCGATCGGCTTCTCAATTTGATGGGAGAAATTACCCTTTCTCAGGGGAGAATTAAAGAAGAGCTGAAAATAAGGAATGATTTAAAAAAAGATAGTTTCCTCCAGGATATTTATACCGATACCGATCCGCTTTTGACGGAATTGCAGGATCAGATCATGAAGTTGAGAATGGTTCCGGTCGGTCCATCGCTTCGGCATTTTATCAGAGTTGTGCGGGATATTGCGAAATCTCACGACAAGCTCGCGAAGCTGGTCATTGAGGGGGAAGAGGCGGAAATTGACTCGACCTTTATTGAAGCGCTGCGAGATCCCCTGACTCACATGATTCGAAATGCCGTCGACCATGGTATTGAGTCTCCCGAACTGAGACGTGGGGGAGGGAAAAACCCCTGCGGCTTGTTAACCTTGCGGGTATACCACGATTCGGGTTCAATTGTCATTCAGCTTCAGGATGACGGTGCAGGTCTCCGGAAAAAAGAGATTCTCCAAAAAGCCGTGGCACTGGGATTGGCAAAAGAGTCAAACAGATTATCCGATCAGGACATTTACAGATTTATTTTTGAGCCCGGCTTTTCTACCAGTGAAAAAATAACGGATATCTCCGGAAGAGGGGTCGGGATGGATGTTGTTCAAAAGGGGATTGATTCGCTCAGGGGAACGATCGAAATCAGAAGCCAGGAGAAAAAAGGTACGATTTTTACGATCCGTCTGCCCCTGACCATGGCGATTATCAGTGGCTTTGTCGTGGGGGTCGGTGAAGAACGCTATGTGATCCCTCTGGATTCGGTTGTTGAATGTCTCGATTTGAGCGAAGCTCGTGATTTCGGGAACAGAGTGGTTTCGTCGGTTCACAGGGCCGGTTCCGGCCGAAAGGATGAAAAGGAAAAGGGAAGCGGATTTATCGATCTGAGAGGAAAGGCGCTTCCCTATTGCCGGCTCAGGGAGCATTTTCAGTTAGGGGGCAAGGCCGGGACCAGAGAGAACGCGGTTGTCATCCAGCATCATGACATGAAGGCCGCATTGGTGGTCGACTCGATCTATGGGGAAATACAGGCCGTCGTAAAGCCATTGGGTGAACTTTTTAAGGAATTGCCGGGCGTTACAGGTTCAACGATATTAGGCAACGGAAAGGTGGGATTGATTCTGGAAGTCGCCTCATTGATCAAGAACATTGAGGTTCAGAATCATTCTCTGTTAGTCAAATGA
- a CDS encoding HAMP domain-containing protein, giving the protein MKENLEKWEEQEKLLGTRLTELESLTQKKDELAFLNEARRNDAEYERGFREIVRNISEGKIKTPQQANDALNPFKSRIQDVENVLVDISNKNLQNMDRLKVTSNQKIMEYGWKGLLITLMVMLIGIGISFKMADGITKPLEKAVEIAERTASGDLNIPIKVNTHDEIGQLLTSMKRIIASNRELASKVVGVAGGDLTTKIVPRSDQDVLGIALRDMVLKLSKMIGDVRTGALMVSSAATQLSISSQSLSEGTSEQAASIEETSSSLEQMHSTITQNAENSRQMEQMALNGARDAEENGRKVMETVEAMKLISERVSIIEEIAYQTNLLALNATIEAARAGAHGKGFSVVATEVRKLAERSQAAAKEIRDVARSSVRLAEETGTLLMALVPSIQKTANMVQAVAVASQEQSTGVAQINKAMNQVDQVTQRNATAAEELSRTAEDMTAQAVSLKNLVSYFRVEDTADQPAVDEDREVKAFSSSIYSGHGEKPLVKELSRGTGTPESANGVSRESSDVDREFKKF; this is encoded by the coding sequence ATGAAAGAGAATCTGGAGAAGTGGGAAGAACAGGAAAAATTATTAGGGACCCGTCTGACGGAGCTCGAAAGCCTTACCCAAAAGAAAGACGAACTTGCCTTTTTAAACGAAGCGCGCCGGAATGACGCAGAGTACGAAAGGGGATTCCGTGAAATTGTCAGAAACATTTCGGAAGGCAAAATCAAGACACCTCAGCAGGCCAATGATGCGCTAAACCCGTTCAAGAGCAGGATTCAAGACGTTGAAAATGTGCTTGTGGATATTTCCAATAAGAATCTGCAAAACATGGACAGGCTCAAAGTCACTTCCAATCAAAAAATCATGGAATATGGCTGGAAAGGACTTCTGATTACGCTGATGGTCATGCTGATTGGAATCGGAATTAGTTTTAAAATGGCCGATGGCATCACAAAGCCGCTGGAAAAAGCAGTTGAAATAGCTGAAAGGACTGCTTCAGGAGATTTGAATATTCCCATTAAAGTCAATACCCACGATGAAATCGGACAGCTCCTCACTTCCATGAAAAGAATTATTGCTTCCAATCGCGAACTGGCTTCAAAGGTGGTGGGTGTTGCCGGAGGAGATTTAACGACAAAAATCGTCCCCCGTTCGGATCAGGATGTACTGGGTATTGCGTTGAGAGATATGGTTCTCAAACTTTCAAAGATGATCGGCGACGTTCGAACAGGAGCGTTGATGGTTTCTTCAGCGGCGACGCAACTTTCAATTTCATCGCAATCCCTGTCAGAAGGGACAAGCGAACAAGCCGCTTCCATCGAAGAGACCAGCTCCAGTCTGGAACAGATGCATTCTACGATAACTCAGAATGCTGAAAACAGCCGCCAGATGGAGCAGATGGCACTAAACGGAGCTCGCGATGCCGAAGAAAACGGCAGAAAAGTCATGGAGACGGTGGAAGCGATGAAACTGATTTCCGAGAGGGTTTCCATCATTGAAGAAATTGCCTATCAGACCAATCTTCTCGCATTAAATGCGACCATTGAGGCCGCACGGGCCGGGGCACACGGCAAAGGATTTTCCGTGGTAGCGACTGAAGTCAGAAAACTGGCTGAGAGAAGCCAGGCCGCGGCAAAGGAAATCAGGGATGTCGCCCGCTCAAGTGTTCGATTGGCAGAGGAAACAGGAACGCTCCTCATGGCTCTTGTTCCCTCAATTCAGAAGACGGCAAACATGGTTCAGGCGGTTGCAGTGGCGTCCCAGGAACAGTCTACGGGAGTGGCACAAATCAATAAAGCGATGAATCAGGTAGATCAGGTCACTCAACGCAATGCGACGGCGGCTGAGGAACTTTCCAGAACTGCGGAAGATATGACCGCCCAGGCCGTGAGTTTGAAAAATCTGGTATCCTATTTCAGAGTGGAAGACACTGCCGATCAGCCCGCTGTCGACGAAGACAGGGAGGTTAAAGCGTTTTCAAGTTCAATCTATTCGGGCCATGGAGAAAAACCTTTGGTGAAGGAGTTAAGCCGGGGAACAGGAACTCCTGAGAGTGCAAATGGCGTTTCTCGGGAGTCTTCGGATGTCGATCGTGAATTCAAAAAATTTTAA
- a CDS encoding purine-binding chemotaxis protein CheW yields the protein MEPLDEASPEIQILTFFLSEEEYGVNIKAVKEIIEYATMTKIPASPPFIRGVINLRGSVVPVIDFAKKFGFPESQVTKRTCIVIAEVEHDGRKNLVGVIVDRVNQVMDLLPSEIEPPPTFGTPVQNDYIGGLIKRDKNFILILDFDKVLSLDELKSGFTLVSPVP from the coding sequence ATGGAACCACTCGATGAGGCTTCTCCCGAAATCCAAATCCTGACTTTTTTCCTGTCGGAAGAAGAATATGGCGTAAATATTAAAGCGGTCAAGGAAATCATTGAATATGCCACGATGACCAAAATCCCCGCCTCTCCTCCGTTTATCCGGGGAGTGATTAATCTCAGAGGGAGCGTCGTTCCAGTCATTGATTTTGCCAAAAAGTTTGGTTTTCCTGAATCGCAGGTGACCAAAAGAACTTGTATTGTGATTGCCGAAGTCGAACATGATGGCAGAAAAAATCTCGTTGGAGTCATCGTGGATCGCGTAAATCAGGTCATGGATCTCCTGCCGTCGGAAATCGAACCCCCTCCCACATTTGGAACTCCCGTTCAGAACGACTACATTGGGGGCCTCATAAAAAGAGATAAAAATTTTATCCTTATTCTGGATTTTGACAAAGTCCTTTCGCTCGATGAACTAAAATCGGGTTTTACCCTTGTGTCTCCTGTACCCTAA
- a CDS encoding tetratricopeptide repeat protein, producing MDSLTYLNLGNKAFSERNYPKALAHYQKALEEGRGDPLWVADLYGNIGNVYAATGQEGPAIKWYRKSLQILRREEAYSRLGVTFVNIGNLYADQGESAKAVTHYKQGALLLEQEGDFDGLSTLYGNLSLLCLKQSDLQSALEYAQKGITFAKRLNQPVQIAHASHRLAKVKQSLGDFREALSLSQSALGIFEHLHDEMGMASTLFHQADLFEKRGDVTHAILCLEKVVRIDEKYQLPKLSENRSRLYHLQAGMKESKKT from the coding sequence ATGGATAGCCTCACCTACCTCAATCTTGGAAATAAGGCATTTTCGGAACGGAACTATCCGAAAGCCCTGGCTCATTACCAGAAAGCCCTGGAAGAAGGCCGCGGGGATCCCTTATGGGTAGCGGATTTATATGGCAATATCGGGAATGTCTATGCGGCGACAGGACAGGAAGGTCCGGCCATAAAGTGGTATCGTAAAAGTCTCCAGATCTTGCGGAGAGAAGAGGCCTACTCAAGACTCGGCGTGACATTCGTCAATATTGGAAATCTCTATGCCGATCAGGGTGAAAGCGCCAAGGCGGTCACACATTACAAACAGGGAGCGCTTCTTTTGGAACAGGAAGGGGATTTCGATGGGCTGAGCACCCTATACGGAAACCTTTCCCTGCTCTGTCTAAAGCAATCGGATCTTCAATCCGCTCTGGAATACGCACAAAAAGGAATCACCTTTGCAAAACGGTTAAATCAACCGGTTCAGATTGCTCATGCCTCTCATCGGCTTGCCAAAGTTAAGCAGTCACTCGGAGATTTTCGCGAAGCGCTCTCATTGAGTCAATCCGCACTCGGAATCTTTGAGCACCTTCACGATGAAATGGGAATGGCTTCCACCCTGTTTCACCAGGCGGATCTTTTTGAGAAGCGTGGAGATGTGACCCATGCAATCCTTTGCCTTGAAAAAGTCGTCCGCATTGATGAAAAATATCAGCTTCCCAAACTTTCCGAGAACCGTTCTCGACTCTACCATCTTCAGGCAGGGATGAAGGAAAGCAAAAAAACTTGA
- a CDS encoding glucose-6-phosphate isomerase produces MKFSESSLSLLRKESGEVRKLLAKFEGENVASRLWNKDASLWKRDSAIRRKIVDRLGWLDVPEKMKSRIPELIEFRNDIIQAGYKNIVLLGMGGSSLCPEVCRKIFGISSGSPGFYVLDTTSPATILRTEKKLRSEKTLYILASKSGSTLEVDSLYRYFLEKVEMLHPGGAGEYFMAITDPGTSLERLARDKMFRKVFTNPPDIGGRYSALSYFGLVPALLMGIDLKLFLGKALEMSGKCRSEISAERNPGVLLGAVLATFGRAGRNKITFVLPPPLLSFGIWLEQLIAESTGKEGKGLVPVEGETIGKPESYGTDRLFIFYTIRSDQNAPLERQIERLVDAGQPVVVIEIEETYDLAGEFFRWEMATAITGIPWEINPFDEPNVTESKENTAKILEIYKNSGSLPVSVPLLTEQGVTLFGESKSGEAASLVQNLIRFFSEIPETHYLVLMAYLDSSDENEMLLQELRLLIRDHFRIATTVGYGPRFLHSTGQLHKGGPKEGAYVQITTEPSEDIAVPGKGYTFNTLNRSQALGDLDSLKKRGLPVLQLHLTRSPGEGLKYVMDILEKAFRQ; encoded by the coding sequence ATGAAATTCTCTGAAAGTTCATTATCTCTTCTTAGAAAAGAGTCTGGCGAAGTCAGAAAACTCCTGGCGAAATTCGAGGGGGAGAATGTCGCGTCCCGCCTCTGGAACAAAGATGCATCTCTCTGGAAAAGGGATTCGGCCATTCGTCGTAAAATTGTCGATCGTTTGGGCTGGTTGGACGTTCCTGAAAAGATGAAAAGCCGGATTCCCGAACTCATTGAATTCCGGAACGACATCATCCAGGCGGGTTATAAAAACATCGTCCTTCTTGGTATGGGAGGGAGCAGCCTCTGTCCGGAGGTCTGCAGAAAAATATTTGGAATTTCTTCCGGATCTCCGGGATTTTACGTTCTGGATACCACCAGTCCCGCGACCATACTCCGGACAGAAAAAAAACTGCGTTCGGAGAAAACCCTTTATATTCTTGCCAGCAAATCGGGATCGACTCTGGAAGTCGACTCTCTCTATCGCTATTTCTTGGAAAAAGTGGAGATGTTACATCCCGGCGGAGCGGGAGAGTACTTCATGGCCATTACCGACCCTGGAACGTCACTGGAACGGTTGGCCCGTGACAAGATGTTTCGCAAGGTTTTTACGAATCCCCCCGACATAGGAGGCCGATATTCAGCGCTTTCCTATTTTGGTCTGGTTCCTGCGCTTCTCATGGGTATCGATCTGAAACTGTTTCTTGGAAAGGCCCTTGAAATGTCTGGAAAATGCCGGTCTGAAATTTCAGCCGAGAGAAACCCGGGAGTCCTCCTCGGAGCGGTGCTGGCCACTTTTGGCAGGGCTGGACGGAACAAAATTACTTTTGTGCTTCCTCCTCCTCTCTTGAGCTTTGGAATCTGGCTGGAACAGCTTATTGCCGAATCGACCGGGAAAGAGGGGAAGGGACTGGTTCCCGTAGAAGGCGAGACGATTGGCAAACCGGAAAGCTACGGGACGGACCGCCTCTTTATCTTTTACACAATCCGTTCGGATCAGAATGCCCCGCTGGAACGTCAAATTGAGCGGTTGGTCGATGCGGGACAGCCCGTCGTCGTGATTGAAATTGAAGAAACCTATGATTTGGCAGGTGAGTTTTTCAGGTGGGAAATGGCTACCGCGATAACGGGTATTCCGTGGGAGATCAATCCGTTTGACGAACCGAACGTCACGGAGAGCAAGGAAAACACCGCGAAAATTTTGGAGATATACAAGAATTCGGGGAGTCTTCCGGTTTCCGTTCCCTTATTGACGGAGCAGGGCGTGACGCTGTTCGGAGAATCGAAGTCGGGCGAAGCAGCCTCCCTGGTTCAAAATTTGATCCGGTTTTTTAGCGAGATTCCGGAAACACACTATCTGGTTCTTATGGCCTACCTGGATTCTTCCGATGAAAATGAGATGTTGTTGCAGGAACTGAGACTTCTCATCCGCGATCATTTTCGTATTGCCACAACGGTAGGATATGGTCCCCGATTTCTGCACTCAACCGGCCAGCTTCATAAGGGGGGACCAAAGGAGGGAGCGTATGTTCAGATCACCACTGAACCTTCGGAGGATATTGCGGTGCCGGGAAAAGGCTATACTTTTAACACCCTGAACAGATCGCAGGCGCTTGGTGATCTGGACTCTTTGAAGAAGAGAGGGTTACCCGTTCTGCAGCTTCATTTGACCCGGTCTCCCGGTGAAGGATTGAAATACGTTATGGATATTCTGGAAAAGGCATTTCGACAATGA
- the gnd gene encoding decarboxylating 6-phosphogluconate dehydrogenase, whose protein sequence is MQMGMIGLGRMGANMSQRLLKSGHQVIGYDRSSSVGKELIPLGGARVYSTKELVEKLTPPRVIWMMVPAGSPVDQTVEELLPHLSSGDTLIDGGNSYYQDALRRSKALESREIHWLDVGTSGGIWGLKEGYCLMVGGREESFVRCEPLFKSLAPEGGYLYSGSSGAGHFTKMVHNGIEYGMLQAYAEGFELLKRSSFKFDLESIARLWQKGSVVRSWLLELTASALKKDSDLSKVKGFVEDSGEGRWIVKEGVDCGVPLPVITQSLFARFQSRQEESFSAKMIAALRKEFGGHEVKKTDE, encoded by the coding sequence ATGCAGATGGGAATGATAGGTCTGGGCCGGATGGGGGCCAATATGTCTCAACGGTTGCTGAAAAGCGGGCATCAGGTGATCGGTTATGATCGGTCCAGTTCCGTCGGAAAGGAACTGATCCCTCTGGGTGGCGCCCGGGTTTATTCCACGAAAGAATTGGTTGAAAAATTAACCCCTCCCCGAGTTATCTGGATGATGGTTCCCGCCGGTTCTCCGGTGGATCAGACGGTCGAAGAACTCCTTCCGCACCTTTCTTCAGGCGACACGCTGATCGACGGGGGAAATTCATATTACCAGGATGCATTGAGGCGTTCCAAAGCGTTGGAAAGTCGGGAGATCCACTGGCTTGATGTGGGAACCAGCGGAGGCATTTGGGGGTTGAAAGAGGGATATTGTCTGATGGTGGGCGGACGGGAAGAAAGTTTTGTTCGGTGCGAACCTTTATTTAAGTCCCTGGCGCCAGAGGGAGGATACCTCTATTCAGGATCCAGCGGAGCAGGACACTTTACTAAAATGGTTCATAATGGCATTGAATATGGCATGCTTCAAGCCTATGCGGAAGGATTCGAGCTTTTAAAGAGATCTTCCTTCAAATTTGATCTTGAATCGATTGCCCGACTTTGGCAGAAAGGAAGCGTGGTCAGATCGTGGCTTTTGGAACTGACGGCAAGTGCATTGAAGAAGGACTCTGATCTGTCGAAGGTGAAAGGGTTCGTTGAAGACTCGGGTGAAGGGAGATGGATTGTCAAGGAAGGCGTCGATTGCGGCGTGCCGCTTCCGGTCATCACGCAATCCCTGTTTGCCCGGTTCCAGTCGCGGCAAGAAGAATCCTTCAGCGCGAAAATGATTGCCGCCCTGAGAAAAGAATTCGGGGGACATGAGGTAAAGAAAACAGATGAGTGA